The genomic window CGACCATGGGTTTGGGTTAAATAATAAGAATATATAATTAATTTTTTAAGCGAGGAGATTAGCGTCTGCTTCGAGGAGACGTATCAGATGCCAACTCTTCTTTACTCCTTCCGACGGACTTTGATAATGTTTAGCTTGGATTTTTGCATTCGGCGGACTTTTGTACTGATGTTTGGCTTGGACTTTTGTATGCTTTGTTTAAGCTTTAGGTGCTTTACTTGCTGATGGAGGTGAAATGGTACGCAGATAGCCAATGCAATTTGCAGCGACTAGGTAACCACCGTGCGTTTCAACTAACCAAGTGCATATCGGCCAGCAATTACCTCGTGACTGGCAGTGACAATAATGGCATGCAACTATCATATATTCATACAATTCTGGAGAAAATATACATATGTTCAGAAATGCGAGtaaaacaaataaataaacaaTAAAAAACGTCTCTTATATTAGACTGACATAGATGATTATCTTGGACTAGTCTGGAAAGGCAACCAAACCTTATCTACCAGACGTGCAAAGTTTGCCAGCCCTGCATTCAGGCAGGCTCCAACAGACTGATCCGTCTTTTTGCTTCCAGCTGATTCTCAAAACCAACAAACTGATCGTCTTTTTGCGTCCGGCTGATTCTCAAACCAAAGTACATCATGTACTGAGAGCCACACTCGCGCACCCAATTTCTTTCGTTCCAGATGACAGCCAGATTCATAGAGCAGTAAGCTACCATATGATGACAAAGGTCATGCCAAGATTTCAAGTCCATTCATGGCCATTACCAATTTACCATCAAGCACGAATTATATAAGCAGTCTCTAACACCATACAGTTGAACTAGTTATTACAACGCATATCACTTATCGGGGCTGTATTCTCACATCAGTATCAATTATCAAATCATAACAGGAATACAAAGCTGCTGCCTCAGCTACCTACTCTCAGTATCAGTATTCAGTGCGATAGAACAGAACACACGGCCAAAGAGAACCACACACAGCTCCATCTTCTTGATCATCTCTTCTTGAAACCATACTTCTTGCGCTCATAGAAGAGATCTGTCTTGGCACTTCCAAGATTGACGATCTTGGGACAACCATCCCGGTCCTTCTCCTGCTGGGTACACTCCTTGCAGTAGTAGGCATCTGAGATGCCGACTCCTCCGCAGATCACACACCTTCCCTGGAATGAACCATAGTTGCACTCATCGCAGACCCGGACAAGCGTACATGGGCGCACGTATGAGTCGCAGATGACACACTTGCCATCACATTTCTCGCACAAGCGACCAATCGCGATGCCGGGCTGCTTCCGGCACATGATGAGATCAGGATGATGCTTCGCCATTGCTGTCGGATTTTAACCTGCGATACTATAGTAAAACAGAGCATATAGATAAGAATCACACATTGTCATACTTCTCTTCGCAGAAGGTAGAATATGTACAAGAACTAAATTACAGTGAAACATTCACAGGAGAAGCAAAATGTTAATTCAATCATCAACACATGCAGAAACTCTTCATAGAGGAGTGAAATGTTTGCAAAACACTACCAACTTTAGTGTAGAAatcccaaaagaagaaaacaacatTTCAATCATTCATCCCTAACACAAGGTTCTTTTGGAACTACATCAGGTTCACCaattcaaatatgaataactcgcTTACAAAAGATTAATACTACATAATACACGATACTTATAGGGCAAGTTGGACTGTCTGAGTCCAAATCCCTTTGCAGAAGGTAGAATATGTACAAGAACTAAATTACAGTGAAACATACCCAGGAGAAGCAAAATGTTAATTCAATCATCAAGACATGCAGCAACTCTTCATAGAGGACTGAATTGTTTGCAAACAGTACCAATTTTAGTATAGAGAAatcccaaaagaagaaaacaacatTTCAATCATTCATCACTAACACTAAGGCTCTTTTGGAACTACAACAGGTCTGCTAATTGAAATAAGAATAATAACTCACTTATAAAAGATGAAGACTACTGAATACAGGATACTCATAGGGAAAATTAGACTGTCTAAGTCCATATCCCACTGAAACCATATGCAATCTCACCATATCAGATTTTGTAGCGTTTCCAATTGGCATCATAACCTAATTAGTAGTTATACAGACAACTGTTGCTGAAGTCGCATGGAAACAACCAAACAGCACTCCGATGAATTTATCCATTACTGCTTATTGCTTCCCACGTTGTCATGCCGCATCTTAACATTTTGGATACTAAATGATTAAATCCTCATCGTTATCCAAATCATCCTACCCAGCAGCTAAACGAAAGCCACCTCTCAAGCTTTCCCCTTTCCCCTCGCCCCAAACCTGCCATGGCTCACGGGGCGGAACCCACTTGGAGAAGACTGCAGAGCGAAACAGCCAAGGGAAACGGGTTCAACTACGGCGAGTGGAATCCCAAACTCCTCGGCCGCCGTAGGCAAGATCAGGCGGCCGCGCTCCTCTAAGCTACTAATCTACGAAACGCCCACACAAACCGCTCCAATAGCTAACGTACCTTTCACGTAGATGATGTACGAAGGCTCGCCTCGCTTCTCGCAGGCAGCGCGCGGAGAGCTCGAGACGACGGCGACGATGAAGGCGGCGGACTGCGGCTAGGGCTAACGGCCGCGGCTGGGCCTTCGCGGCGGCGGCCGATGCTGCTAGAAGCTTATAGAAAGATGCCACTCCGTCCAAAACGGGGACTCATTCCAATCGGACGGCTGTCAACTACGCGAGCGGTTGGTACACTGATACTAGGGCCCACATGTCGGTGTCAAACGATAGTAGGGTCCACATGTCGGTATCATAAATCTCAGCGTCCCTGccgagctcgccgtcgccgccgttgTCGACTAGTGCGGGGGCGACTTCCGCCGCGGAGCTCCGCTCTGGGACCTAATGGAATCGTTCTCAACGGTGGCGGGAGCGATGGATTCGGGTTCCGGGAAGCCCGAGGAGGTGGCCGCTTACCAGAGCAAAGAGGCCAAGCAGGCGAGGCTTCAGTCCATGCTCGCCGCGCTCCTCGACGACCCCATACTCGTGGACGTCCCCAGGAAGCCCTCCTTCGCCGACGTAGACACGCTGATAAACCTGGAGCTCGGCAGCGCCATGAGGCTGACCGTTGTCAAGCTGGACAACACCTCCTTCGGTACATCGATCCCCTTCAGACCTTTTTGTTCCCCCTTTTTGTCAAATTACCATTCAGTAGATGCTGTAGTCCTTGAATCCTACAGTGTATTTTAATTCCACTTGATTGCTTATATCTGCTTCTTTTATTCCTGTGAAAGAGGTGGCGGTGTTGAATTCTGCCACTGTCAAGGATCTGAAGCTGGCTATCAGGAAGAAGATAAATGAGATAGAACAAGAACAGATGGGGCATCGTCATATCTCATGGTAAGGAAACAACCGTTCCTGTTTTCTCTTGAAAAAGATCAACATTCCTGTGGACAATATATCATGCTTCTAAAGCTGGGTTATTTATACTGTGCATTACTCTTTGTTATGCTTGTTAACTTGGCATCTAAGCTGGGTTGTCCTAATTTAATTTCTGATGAATGTTCTTGGCATGCTACCAGTGGATCTTTATTATTCCATATCTGATGCACTGAACAGTTGAGCAATCTGATAATACTGCACATGTATATACTGATGGCTGAACAAAGACATTAAGAAACACAAAAGCTGAAGTTTATTTTGATTTTCAGTTTGATTTTGCACCCGAGGTTCACCTGTTTAGGTTTCAGAGTTGAATGTGTGTACATATGGCTAGGCAGGCCTTTTGAGTTTATCCCATGAATTTTTTTCTGTTGGAACTTAAGTAAATATATTTTTCCAAGATTGTTTTGTTTGTTTGAGCTCAGTCTGCTGTGTGCACAAAGAAATTGCTGACCTAATTTTGGCTTCTCAGTTATTCAGAACCACATGACCCGGTACTTTCTACACTGTCTTTTTGCTTTACTTGCTGCTAAGTCTACATGACATCCTTATCCTTGGCTCCTAAGTCCTACCCTCCTGTAGCTTTCCTTCAAGAATTTTCTGGGGCCTTCCAAAGTGACAAAGTGTGATCCCATTTCCACAGTTTGTTGAAAGGGTTTCTGAAAACTGAATTTAGTATTTAGTGCTGCTAGTTCAGCATAAAGTGTGGTGCCTATTTGTTGGAGTAAGCCTATCTGGATTGTGTTGCTTTTTTGGCGAACTATAAGTTCTGAATGGGTCAACTATTTTATATTTATGTACAAATGCTGCTAAAAGATGGGCATCCCATAGTATGTTTGCGCTTTCACAAGTATGTTTAAGTCCATATGACCATATATATGATTTACTAACAGGACTAAGCATAAAACTGAATGTTGGTTCTATGTTTATGATGTTAAGTAGGCTAAGGAATGATAAGTACCATCCATGTAAAAGCTAGAGCAGGATCCCCACTGAAGGTGTAATTACCAACAATTGTGTCCTTAATATAATGTAATATTGTGGGGTTGGCAGTTCCAATTTCTGAAGTTCAGTTATGCTTTGCGAACTACATTTATcgtcattttttttttctaatccgGAGAGCTACTATACTGTGGAATCTTGTGTGTGTTGGTGTGCACTGAATAATAATGACAATTCTGAGTTTTGCGCTGCATGTTCTATACTTGGGCCTTCATTTATTTATGCTTGATCCAGGAAGCATGTCTGGGATAACTACTGCTTGACACATCACAATGAGAAATTGATAGATGACAATTCAGCACTTTCTGCTTATGGCGTTCGGAACAACTCTAAGGTAGTTCTTCTTTTTAAGAAATACATAGTTtcttcatatatattttttttacggAAAATATACATGTTCATTTCTGGAAGACCAAATAAGGTGGCTCCTGGAAACAGGAGCAACCACTTAGAAGCATCAACCAGTTTTGTTCGCC from Miscanthus floridulus cultivar M001 chromosome 11, ASM1932011v1, whole genome shotgun sequence includes these protein-coding regions:
- the LOC136492669 gene encoding PHD finger-like domain-containing protein 5A, with translation MAKHHPDLIMCRKQPGIAIGRLCEKCDGKCVICDSYVRPCTLVRVCDECNYGSFQGRCVICGGVGISDAYYCKECTQQEKDRDGCPKIVNLGSAKTDLFYERKKYGFKKR
- the LOC136492668 gene encoding U11/U12 small nuclear ribonucleoprotein 25 kDa protein-like isoform X1, producing the protein MESFSTVAGAMDSGSGKPEEVAAYQSKEAKQARLQSMLAALLDDPILVDVPRKPSFADVDTLINLELGSAMRLTVVKLDNTSFEVAVLNSATVKDLKLAIRKKINEIEQEQMGHRHISWKHVWDNYCLTHHNEKLIDDNSALSAYGVRNNSKVCFSLHVMSRVHRKHSRRRKHRFFHGLSRKS
- the LOC136492668 gene encoding U11/U12 small nuclear ribonucleoprotein 25 kDa protein-like isoform X2 — its product is MESFSTVAGAMDSGSGKPEEVAAYQSKEAKQARLQSMLAALLDDPILVDVPRKPSFADVDTLINLELGSAMRLTVVKLDNTSFEVAVLNSATVKDLKLAIRKKINEIEQEQMGHRHISWKHVWDNYCLTHHNEKLIDDNSALSAYGVRNNSKRTTYTKGYPLICSW